The genomic interval CCAATGCTTCAAATACTCGGAAATTTAAATCTCCGCGCTCCGCAATATTAAGGACTACTCTGGCTTTAGGAAATAGTTTTCGATATTCACCTTGAGTAACGTGAAGACCGGGAACATGTTTCGCCACTTCATCAAGAAAAATCATCCGCTCAGGAGTCAGGTCCGGGTCTACTTTACCGACAAAAAGAAGATCCCATTCTTTTTCCATGGCAAGAGGTACATCGTTATCCATAACAACCGGTGGAAACCATAAAAGTCTGGAGTTAGGAAGGCGGGGAGTAAATCTATCTAGATGATCTTTTAAGCTGACAAGACAGATGTCAAAACCTTGCGCATAAAGTGGATACCAGCTGTGAATGTGTGTATCTATGCAGTAGAAAACTGTCAGACATGGAAACGTTTCCACTCCTGCCAATGGCGGGGCTATGCTTCGATCAGCGTAAACCACCATATCAGGAATGCATTCTGATTTTTCGACAATATCAGCCCATGTAAAAACTTGTTGTCCGCGAATTGGAATATGGATTGTTTCATATCCAAGCTGATCCATTCCTGTGCGGAAAAAGGTATTGCCGATCCATGCGATTTTTTTGATGTTTGTTTTCTTCACAGATATGAAGATACCAAATTATTTGAATGTGATAAAGTATGTATTTAAACATTTGATAGCTGAACTGAAATCGCATATATATTGTGCACTGGTTTTGTGCTGACTGTTGTTTAAGCTAATTGCTGAGCATTTGGCGGATTGTAGCATTGTCAAAATCAAGTTCCGGAGTAAAGCGCAGTCCTACAAAAGAGTTTTCTTTCCAAACGGCAATCGCCTTTTGGCTGCTCAGAAATCCTATGAGGTCGTTAAATATGCATCCACGGATAAAGACTTCAGAATTAAGTTTCAGGTTGCTGAAGTCTCCTTCTGAGTTGAGTTTTACTTTCATCCCGTGAGAAGAAATATTTAAAATGGTGATGTCCAGATCTGAGTCACATGACGATACGGAAATATCGCATTGCTTAAAAAAATCGTCAATTTTTTCAAGACCTATTCTAATTGAATCTCGTCTTTCATAAGTTTTGTTCATTTTTTATCTTCCTCGATCAAAATTTGATATAATTTCTACTTGAAGTGTATTATTTTAAAATTTAGCAGGGTCGAGCTATTTCAATCCTTGGCTAAAGACGATAAAGCAGTTAAGTAATTGCAATGTAGCTAAAATCGTATGCGTTTATAAAGTAGCTAAGCCTCGATTGCAAGGTTACCTAAATTTTATTTCTTCCAGGAGTTCGGGGTGCAGAAGTTATTAACGGTTTTTATTTTGATCGGTTTGATGCTTTCAGGTTGTGTCTATGTCGACATGAATGTCGTTAATAAGACTGAACCTGGCTTAGATATGAGTTCAGTTCATACTTTTGCCTATAAAAAATCTAATGATTCAAGAAGTGATCTTGAGACTGTTTTGCTTCAAACTGCACGGGCAGAGCTTGAAGCAAAAGGGTTTGTTTACGATGCAGTGTCGCCGGATTTTCTTATGATCGTTAACTTCGGTTCCAAAACAGTGGTTGAACGAGGTGTTTCATATAAACGTGATTCGTATAATTACAATTACCTGAGCAAGTCATACAGTGACGTAGGTGTTGTTAAAACGGGTGATGCTGATAAAAATGATAACACCGT from Desulfovibrio gilichinskyi carries:
- a CDS encoding glycosyltransferase, encoding MKKTNIKKIAWIGNTFFRTGMDQLGYETIHIPIRGQQVFTWADIVEKSECIPDMVVYADRSIAPPLAGVETFPCLTVFYCIDTHIHSWYPLYAQGFDICLVSLKDHLDRFTPRLPNSRLLWFPPVVMDNDVPLAMEKEWDLLFVGKVDPDLTPERMIFLDEVAKHVPGLHVTQGEYRKLFPKARVVLNIAERGDLNFRVFEALACGSCLLTPYIKHGLSDIFTDGVHLTTYEANNVADLAGKLEMLLASKELRDKIAAQGNKLIESSHRIIHRAQTLKNTILSMDVEKSVSARIEAAPLIRKNFMRSIYLLWAEAVQDPTLKQKYLESSKN
- a CDS encoding PilZ domain-containing protein, giving the protein MNKTYERRDSIRIGLEKIDDFFKQCDISVSSCDSDLDITILNISSHGMKVKLNSEGDFSNLKLNSEVFIRGCIFNDLIGFLSSQKAIAVWKENSFVGLRFTPELDFDNATIRQMLSN
- a CDS encoding DUF4136 domain-containing protein; translation: MQKLLTVFILIGLMLSGCVYVDMNVVNKTEPGLDMSSVHTFAYKKSNDSRSDLETVLLQTARAELEAKGFVYDAVSPDFLMIVNFGSKTVVERGVSYKRDSYNYNYLSKSYSDVGVVKTGDADKNDNTVRIYMVTPENEGMRTFLWRGSATSQNQEGVAVFGKCLVKGVLLKFPAPNVSFREKLRFGTCE